A window from Triticum aestivum cultivar Chinese Spring chromosome 6D, IWGSC CS RefSeq v2.1, whole genome shotgun sequence encodes these proteins:
- the LOC123141857 gene encoding uncharacterized protein, which produces MEEALISPELRDVLAKVAVFLLVQGLVYLILTNSSDVFSKNKRLRSLSFRPMRSMSVRRVLAPLSDVPVGTDDDSPSPSLFSSSSWSSRRWGSRKED; this is translated from the coding sequence ATGGAGGAGGCGCTCATCTCGCCGGAGCTCCGGGACGTGCTGGCCAAGGTGGCGGTGTTCCTGCTCGTGCAGGGGCTGGTGTACCtcatcctcaccaactcctccgACGTCTTCTCCAAGAACAAGAGGCTCCGGTCCCTCAGCTTCCGGCCCATGCGCTCCATGAGCGTGCGCCGCGTCCTGGCGCCGCTCTCCGACGTCCCCGTCGGCACCGACGACGACTCGCCCTCGCCTTCGCTGTTTTCGTCTTCTTCGTGGTCGTCGCGCCGCTGGGGTAGCCGCAAAGAGGATTGA